The following DNA comes from Methanosarcina vacuolata Z-761.
GCCCCATTAAGCCAGTAGTTATTCAGTTTTTCCCTGTAGCTTTCAATCTGGTCTTCAGGAAGAGGGATGCTCTCATTCAGAAGGGTATCGTCATCAATAACCACACACCCGTTGGCAATTGCACTGTCCACAGTCGGTGTGATTTTCTGGGCCGTCGAAGGACTGAGCATGTTGATGTATATTATGTCCATTGTACTCAGGTCAACGTCATTTTCCATCACGTAGTCAGCCATAAAACAGCTAAGAGTAAGGTTCAGGCTGTTGTTACTGTTTATCCCTTCCGCCAGGTTTTTGAGTGGGAGTTCATGGCTCCTGTATCCGGTCACAATGGCAATGTTCAGGTGCTGGCTGCTGCCGGAATTACTTCCAACCTGGCTGGAGTTATCCTGAATCTGGCTGGAATTAATCTGAGTTTCACTGGAATTATCCTGAGTTTCACTGGAATTACTCTGAGTTTCACTGGAATTACTCTGAGTCTCGCTGGAATTATCCTGAGTTTCTGTTCCAGTTTCCTTTAACAAAAGAACGTTTGTGGAACCCAGAGGGATAGGGTCGTCATTCATCTGTTTCTGGCGGGTGAGTCCACTGATTCTGGCACTGCCAGACAGACCAGCCTCACTGACAGGCAGGTCAAGAAGGGCCTGAGACTCATTTTCATCGATATTCCTGCTTGAGGTATCAAGATTCACTATAAGGTCCGTTCCGTTTTGAACCTGAATTTGTTCATCGGCACGGCGCCATTTGTCCTCGTTGTAAAGAGCTACAAGCGTATAGTTTCCGTCGGGAATGTCGGAAAGCAGGTAATTGCCTTCAGCATCGCTGGTTGTGCTGGCAACGAGTTCATACTGAAGATCTCCGCTTCCAGCCGCCGGAGAAATCGAAAACAACGTTAAAAGCATAAAAAATGCCAGTATTGAAACCTTAGTTTTTTTGTTCAAAAGGTTCGTTTCTTTATTCAATTGTTCATTCATAATTCCTGCTCCAGAAATAATCGATTTTTCCTCACTCCAAAAAATAATTGATTTTTCGCGCTGCGAGGATATTATTAAATAATCTTGAGACTGCGCGCTACTTGCAAGAAATCCCTTATTCTTTCACTTTTAAATTCTTCATTAACAGACATGAAAAATCAGATCAATAAGAACGAGAAATCGCATAGTGCACAGATAAATAAAGTAAACTTTACTTATCACTCCAAAGAAAAACATCATCAAATATCCTTAATCAAAAGGTATTTTAAAGAAAAATAATCTCACAAATTTTAAGTTACTCACCTCAGTAACGTAAATTATTACGTAATTTCAGCTCAATTTTAGTTTACTTGTATAAAAGACTAAGATTTTAGGTAATAGTTGTTATCCAGAAAGGTAACTTATAAAGGAAAAGTGCAAATTACGGCATAAAATGCTATTAATTGAACCTGTTCATTGGACCTATTAACCGAAATGTGAATTGACTTGCTAATCAACTTGCTAATTGACTTGCTAGTTGACTTGCTAATCGACTTGCTAATCAACTTGATACTCGACTTGCTACTCTACTTGCGAATCAACTTGCTAGTTGACTTGCTAATCAACTTGATAATCGACTTGCTACTCGACTTAATACTCGACTTGATACTCGACTTGATAACCGAACCTGTTAACAGAACACGAATAAATTTAGTAGATTTACATATTTTCTGAATTCAAACTTTTCTTTTGGAAATTGTGATAAATATTACCACTATGATTTTGCAATAACATGGACACGACTAACAGATCCTGGTTGCATAAATTGAAAAAAGCAAAAATATTTTTTAAGTGTATATGACTATTAATTCAAGTTATCTTGTTTTGCTCTAATTTTCTATCATCTTGAAACCATTCTTACATTTTAATTAATCTTAGGGGCGTTCACGCTCTTGTTTTTCCATTACCGTAACTTATATATATAAAACAACGCAATTTAACTTGTCTTAACTTCAATAATATTTACTTGTGTGACTTTTCATGTTTAAATGACTATTATTATATTTACTGTTTAATGGTGATCCAATGCATATAATGGAAGGATTTTTACCTGCTATTTGGTGTATAGTTTGGTTTGCAATATCAATACCAGTTGTTGCATTAGGTGTTTACAAACTAAATAAGTTAGTGAAAGAAAAACGTGAAATTTTACCTTTGCTTGCCGTCGCAGGTGCATTTGTTTTCGTACTTTCTTCACTGAAAATGCCTTCGGTTACCGGAAGCTGTTCTCACCCTACAGGAACAGGCATAGGTGCGATCATGTTTGGGCCTGCTATTACTGCAGTTCTCTCAACAATTGTGCTTATCTATCAAGCTCTCTTCCTGGCACATGGCGGTCTGACCACCCTTGGAGCCAATGTATTCTCTATGGGCATTGTGGGTCCTGTTGTGGCTTATTGTGTGTATAAAGCAGGCATGAAAGCCAATCTTAATTTATATCTTGTCGTATTTCTCGCTGCAGCCTTTGGGG
Coding sequences within:
- a CDS encoding energy-coupling factor ABC transporter permease yields the protein MHIMEGFLPAIWCIVWFAISIPVVALGVYKLNKLVKEKREILPLLAVAGAFVFVLSSLKMPSVTGSCSHPTGTGIGAIMFGPAITAVLSTIVLIYQALFLAHGGLTTLGANVFSMGIVGPVVAYCVYKAGMKANLNLYLVVFLAAAFGDWATYVTTSVELALAFPAASGGFLASFTKFATIFAVTQVPLAIMEGAVSALLFKYVVNVKSDILVEMKIIEDKVVKKLRGTSA